One genomic segment of Gopherus flavomarginatus isolate rGopFla2 chromosome 11, rGopFla2.mat.asm, whole genome shotgun sequence includes these proteins:
- the TTI1 gene encoding TELO2-interacting protein 1 homolog yields MAVFDTPQEAFGILRPVCVQLTKVQTTENVERLQAQLQTVSDSALQELQEYILFPLRFTLKTPGPKRERLVQSVVQCITSILSTTCVKKQDLLQELFSELCLCLSSPSGLQSPAPLSEELKLTVIQALQVLMHSAYGDIILTLYQPSTLPHLGFAVSLLLALAEQEKAKQIKLAALKCLQVLILQCDCQGHHRLLDTAETRHCGNLFASFLPGISTALSRVITGDIKQGHMVTVSAIRLFYQTVCLVMADEQIATITQDEEKPSVEQSRVSELVVHRGSDWVKSTADKLSLLIHKIVEFASLHPHWKVRMELVELVHHLTLKCSQSLVESVGHLLKALVGLVNDESNEVQIKCHEILRSIAELRTVAENRALADILSENLHSLATALPRLMNSQDDQGKFSTLSLLLGSLKLLGPKVNIVLSSAAHLQRLSKALMQVLELDVADVKIVKERHWGPENSLAEPSGSLQHGKSQKKYFRFFFDERIFLLIQQVCRVLGYYGNLYLLVDHFMGLYNESVVYRKQAAMVLNELITGAAGLEVDVLHERETAVSTEDLKGTITSILEEYTDQANWYLTTSIDTEGTSDELTVTHSRVRAVPRGAHSSCLISSSSPSSDPSPTIRSMNSNIWQICIQLEGVGCFAYVLGKEFRLLLASVLYPVLEKAGDSSLLISQTATGTMVDVCHACGYDSVQNLINANSDYLVNGISLNLRRVAHQPHASRVLEAMLRHSDASLLPLVEDVIRDVLSALDQFYDDRASSFLGVLSTLVAALVQWFIVGKGKEHPQEQNLEQQSSTSSQKQGEGSVITPMVQEVEQFFLDYIKQSQIAEGNLPAMEEEEEEVQAPPPEPEMNDSGAEGETPLPTHAQIAKDVMERCIHLLSDKSLRVRLKVLDVLEFCVIVLHLHESHLLPMAHRAWPALVTRLINDDPLAVLRAFKVLCTLAEKCGDFLKRRFSKDVLPKLAGSLVAQAPVSARAGPVYSHTLAFKLQLAVLQGLGLLCEKLDLGESDLNKVADACLIYLSAKQPVKLQEAARSVFLHLMCVDPDATWLFLNEICCPLPYEPPHPSLQPVKLGGMERQRTEFTDNVLGLLGELQRRETAAFQAGPQEAPESQAPSLTEALG; encoded by the exons ATGGCAGTTTTTGATACCCCACAAGAAGCATTCGGGATCTTGCGCCCAGTTTGTGTACAGCTAACAAAGGTGCAGACTACTGAGAATGTGGAACGCTTGCAGGCTCAACTGCAGACAGTCAGTGACTCTGCCCTGCAGGAACTGCAGGAGTACATCCTTTTCCCATTGAGGTTCACCCTGAAGACCCCAGGACCCAAACGGGAGAGACTTGTCCAGAGTGTGGTGCAGTGCATCACGTCCATCCTTTCAACAACATGTGTGAAGAAGCAGGACCTTCTTCAGGAGCTTTTTTCTGAGCTCTGCCTGTGTCTATCTTCTCCATCTGGTTTGCAGTCACCAGCCCCGCTATCAGAGGAATTAAAACTGACTGTAATCCAAGCACTCCAGGTCCTGATGCATTCAGCTTATGGGGACATTATCCTTACTTTGTATCAGCCTTCTACCCTTCCTCACTTAGGATTTGCTGTATCTTTGCTTTTGGCCTTGGCAGAAcaagaaaaagcaaagcaaattAAGCTGGCTGCCTTAAAGTGTTTACAGGTCCTAATTCTGCAGTGTGACTGCCAGGGGCATCATAGACTCCTAGACACGGCTGAAACAAGACATTGTGGGAATTTGTTTGCTTCTTTTCTACCTGGGATCTCTACAGCCCTGTCCCGGGTTATTACTGGAGACATCAAACAAGGTCATATGGTCACTGTTTCTGCCATCAGGCTCTTTTATCAAACTGTCTGCTTGGTGATGGCAGATGAACAAATAGCCACAATCACACAAGATGAAGAGAAGCCTTCAGTGGAACAAAGCAGAGTATCTGAGCTGGTGGTCCATAGAGGATCTGACTGGGTAAAAAGCACTGCAGACAAATTGTCTCTCCTTATCCACAAGATAGTTGAATTTGCTTCTCTTCACCCTCACTGGAAGGTCAGGATGGAGTTGGTGGAGCTAGTCCATCACCTTACGTTGAAGTGCAGTCAGTCACTGGTAGAATCAGTTGGTCACCTGTTAAAGGCCTTGGTTGGGCTTGTTAATGATGAAAGCAATGAGGTCCAAATCAAGTGTCATGAGATTCTCAGGAGCATTGCGGAGCTGAGAACTGTAGCTGAGAACAGGGCTCTTGCTGACATTCTGTCAGAGAATCTGCATTCCCTGGCCACAGCCCTTCCACGGCTGATGAATTCCCAGGATGATCAAGGCAAGTTCTCTACCTTGAGCTTATTACTCGGCTCCCTGAAGTTGCTGGGCCCCAAGGTAAACATTGTGCTCAGCTCTGCAGCTCACCTGCAGCGTCTCTCCAAAGCGCTGATGCAGGTTCTGGAGCTGGATGTGGCTGATGTGAAGATTGTTAAAGAGAGACATTGGGGCCCTGAAAACTCTCTAGCTGAGCCCTCAGGTTCCTTGCAGCATGGAAAAAGTCAGAAGAAATACTTCCGGTTCTTCTTTGATGAGCGGATTTTCTTGCTCATTCAGCAGGTTTGCCGGGTACTTGGCTACTACGGAAACCTCTACTTGCTAGTGGATCATTTCATGGGGCTATACAATGAATCTGTGGTGTATCGGAAGCAGGCTGCCATGGTCCTCAATGAGCTGATCACAGGAGCTGCTGGACTGGAGGTTGATGTTCTTCACGAAAGGGAAACTGCAGTGAGCACGGAAGACCTTAAAGGGACCATAACATCCATCCTCGAAGAATATACTGACCAGGCAAACTGGTATCTAACCACCAGCATTGACACTGAGGGAACCAGCGATGAGTTAACTGTGACACATTCAAGAGTACGTGCTGTCCCAAGAGGTGCACACAGCAGTTGTTTGATttcatcctcctccccttcttCAGACCCAAGCCCAACCATCCGCTCCATGAACAGCAATATCTGGCAGATCTGCATCCAGCTGGAGGGGGTTGGCTGCTTTGCGTATGTGCTGGGGAAAGAGTTCCGCTTGCTTCTAGCATCAGTCCTCTACCCTGTGCTTGAAAAGGCCGGGGACAGCAGTCTGCTGATTAGTCAGACGGCGACTGGAACCATGGTGGATGTCTGCCATGCCTGTGGCTATGACTCCGTGCAAAATCTGATTAATGCTAACTCGGACTATCTGGTGAATGGGATTTCCCTAAACCTGCGTCGGGTGGCACATCAGCCTCATGCCTCGCGGGTCCTGGAGGCCATGCTCAGGCATTCGGATGCCAGCTTGCTCCCACTAGTGGAGGATGTGATCCGAGATGTCCTGTCTGCCCTTGATCAGTTTTATGACGACCGAGCTTCCTCCTTCCTTGGGGTCCTGTCCACATTAGTGGCAgctttag TGCAGTGGTTCattgtggggaaggggaaggagcacCCACAAGAGCAGAATCTAGAGCAGCAGAGCAGCACTTCATCCCAGAAGCAGGGGGAAGGGTCTGTAATTACCCCCATGGTGCAAGAAGTGGAACAGTTCTTCCTGGACTACATCAAACAGAGTCAGATTGCAGAGGGCAACCTTCCAgccatggaggaggaggaagagg AGGTGCAGGCCCCCCCACCTGAGCCGGAGATGAATGACAGCGGTGCGGAGGGAGAGACTCCATTGCCAACCCATGCCCAGATAGCAAAGGATGTGATGGAGAGATGTATCCATTTACTGTCCGACAAGAGTCTGCGGGTGCGGCTGAAG GTCCTGGACGTGCTGGAGTTCTGCGTGATTGTGCTGCATCTTCATGAAAGCCATCTGCTTCCCATGGCTCATCGCGCCTGGCCGGCTCTCGTCACCCGGCTGATTAACGACGACCCGCTGGCGGTGCTCAGAGCCTTCAAG GTGCTATGTACCCTGGCTGAGAAATGTGGCGATTTCCTGAAGCGACGATTCTCCAAAGACGTCCTGCCCAAGCTGGCCGGTTCCCTTGTCGCCCAGGCTCCAGTCAGCGCCAGAGCTGGACCCGTGTACAGCCATACTCTTGCCTTCAAGCTAcagctggctgtgctgcaggggctgGGTTTGCTGTgtgagaagctggacttgg GCGAGAGTGACCTGAATAAAGTAGCAGATGCCTGTCTGATTTACCTCAGTGCCAAACAACCTGTGAAACTGCAAGAGGCCGCCCGGAG